One window of the Allosaccharopolyspora coralli genome contains the following:
- a CDS encoding exodeoxyribonuclease VII small subunit produces the protein MSGNGSNPDESGGHHFDPEADHPEVAKLGYEQARDELAEVVSQLEAGGLNLEDSLALWERGEALASVCERHLAGARERVENALAAVEPADEESAADDDTE, from the coding sequence GTGAGCGGCAACGGCAGCAACCCCGACGAGTCGGGCGGGCACCACTTCGACCCCGAGGCCGATCATCCCGAGGTCGCAAAGCTCGGCTACGAGCAGGCGCGGGACGAGCTGGCCGAAGTCGTCTCCCAGTTGGAGGCCGGCGGACTCAACCTGGAGGACTCGCTCGCGCTGTGGGAACGCGGCGAAGCGCTGGCCTCGGTGTGCGAGCGGCACCTCGCCGGTGCCCGCGAACGGGTGGAGAACGCACTGGCGGCTGTCGAGCCTGCCGACGAGGAGTCGGCGGCGGACGACGACACCGAGTGA